Within the Osmerus mordax isolate fOsmMor3 chromosome 6, fOsmMor3.pri, whole genome shotgun sequence genome, the region GCACTGTACATTAGCGGCAGTGGATACATCTGGGATTATCATTAGTCATCTGTGGCCAACTGGAGAAACTGAGACATGGAGGAAGAGTTTAATCCAagttttattattttgtaaaaaaaagaaacagaaaagaaacagacatgcagacagacaggcagacagacaggcagacgtgaTGAGTGATCCAGAGCTGTTCAGGGACTGAAAGTTCAAAAACACGACACAGAGCCAGACGGACTAGACTACATCTCTCTTAATGTAAACAGTTTGTAGTTTTCATTCTCATTAAATAATTTAGTGCAGTATACACAGGATCAGTTACAATATGTTCAATGGCTGTTTGGAATTAAAAAAGTACAAATTAATAAACAAAACTTCATTGAACACAAAGGCATGGGACACAGGCACACGTTAGGCAGTTAGACATGGTCCCTTCTGGGTCACCAATCAAGTAAATTCAGTGAGTAAAAATCAGTAACTGTATACTATATCTTGTGAGTTGAGGTTAAAGGGTGTTCTAGTGTCATCCAGCAGGATGAAGGCTTTACATGTTCTAGTATTATAAGGTAGATTTGTCTAAACAGAAACAAATGAAAAACGGTGTCACAGTGGCATTTTTACACCATTTTAGTGTTGTGAAGGCTTGTGACATCACTCACACAAAAGCTTGTCTAGTGTTGACACTTCCTACAGTAATGCTTCAAACATATGGCACTTCACTTTCAGACTGGGGAAgtgaccagagacagacggctcCAGCTGAACTCCTGCAGGGTGATCTTACTATTCTCCTGTCAGCTCTTAGCAGAAGCAttaacactgagagagagaccgaggatAAGGACAGGGactgtatataatatataaatatatatctaGAAACTTCTCACTGAGTGAGCAGGGGGATGTCTATCTCGATGCCGGACATGCGTGAGCGGCTGGAGAAGCGGTGGCCGGCGTAGCTGGGTGCGTAGCCCTGTGAGGGGGCGTAGCCCTGCGAGGGGGCGTATGTCTGGGATGGAGCATAGCTGTAGGCCTGGTTCCCCCCCACCTCCGACCCATAGCCATCAGGGGCGGAGATCTGGGACAGGTAGACCTGGGGCTGGGCGGGGGGGGCCATGGTCTGGGGGTAGGCCTGCAGGGGGCCGTAGGGCTGGGCGTCGATGACGGTGGGGGCATAgccctggggagggaagggcGCCTGGGGGCCGtagactggggagggggggtacccGTTGGCAGTGAGGGgctgggcagacagagaggtgggcatgttGGGTAAAGGCAACCAGAAGGGGGAAGGCAGCTTCTTACACATGCAGTACCACATGAACATCAGCAGGGCGGCGAGCATGAGTCCGCCTGAGCAGCCGATGGAAACGTAGACGGCAAAGCCGTCGGAGAATATGGTGTCGTACTTAACGTTCATCTCCTTGGTGCGGAACAGGAACCACACCGAGGGCGCCAGAGCGATTGCTCCGCCCAGGAACAGGAACATTCCGGCCACCAGGTGGCAGCCCGCACTGTTGACCAGGCAGCGGCTGGTCTTGATGTCTGCCTCGGGCTTGTCTGAGCAGCAGCAGGTCTTACACATCCCTGCCAGGCACAACAGCAGAGCCACCGAGCCGAGCAGCAGGCCTGCGGGCAGGCAGAACTGCAGCAGCCTCAGGTCCAGCTGGTCCACTTTGGAATACCACTAACAGACACAAAGAACACAACTTCATGCTTCATACTTAACTTATCTCAAATGACACAAGAGCCATTACATTTTTTGGACAGTGCTAAATTGATGATAGAATATTTCTTTATACCTCTGAATCATAGAAGTAACATCCGGAGTAGCCATCTTGTTTGACACACTTGGCCCACAGGCCGTCGTACACGCTGATGTTTTTGGCGTTTTTGTTAAACGTGATCAGTCTCGTCACACGCCACTGCGGTATCACGGTTGCCACGGCAATGCCTCCCACCGAAACTATGGCAACGATGAAGGAGAAGGCATTGGTGGCATGGATGTCCCTGCAGGTCATGACTGtcgggacaggaagtgatgtcacgtGGTCAACCCAGATCTTCCTGTATCGGAGCAGAGACAGGATGTTGGATTTATTATCATTCTTTACTGGCAGACAAGTGGACAACAAGCAAGTGTACTTAAAAACCCAGTTGAACCAGAAGTCATTACAGCTAACCTGCCTAGCATGTTTAAACTTCAACCCCCCCCAAaagccctcttctctctccctcctattcACCACAGTAGTACAGCTGTCCTCATATCTGCCATGTCCTCATTTCATATACAGCTTTGTATGGATGGAAGAGCACATTAAGTACGTACTATAGAAGCTACAGTGCATAAAACAATAGACAATAGGCCGTGGTCTAGCCTGTTTATGCTTTATAATGGCACTGTTCCAATGTCATCAGCTTTATTCACCAACAAGGAACTTACTATGGCAGGATGGTGCATACGGTAAACATACAGTTTTAAATATAAGATGTAGAAAATATAAAAAGTAGAAAATAAACAGTATCATGATGTATTCACTATATGCACGCCTTACTTCCGAATTTTGCATAAACCGGGTCAACAACTTCTGgtagctagctgttactttgttctcacacacaaaatgtaaaaaaaattcagAGGAGTTTGTGTGAtcttcccaaaatgacaattAACGATGTACATATAATCctatgttgctgcccttcaagcaagAATGAAAAGGAGTTCAAATTGTACGTTTCGAGCTACATCGACCATTCACTGCCCGCATCACTTCCGCATGTTGCGTAAGTCGTTTGAACAACTTCCAGTAGCCAGCAGttagctctctcacacaaaatGCAGTTTTTTACAAGTATGGGCGATCTTCCCTAAATGACAATTAACGATGTACATAGGATTATATGTTGCTGCCCTTTAAGCAAGAGGGACAAGGTGTTCAGATTCTAGCCTAAGTTTCGAGTTACATTGACAAGGTGGATCTAGTACTCACACAGTAAAAGTTGCTGGCTATAGCTAGCTAGGTAGTATCGTCATATCGATTTGAGCAGTAACATTAGGTAGCTTTGCTACATTATAATGTACTCAATTATCTGATTGTCAGCTTGCTAGCTAGTCGTTAATGTTAGCAGATAAATAATTGTCTGTCACATTAGTTCCCTACTAtggataatgtaatgtaacttgttttgttttttaaatatgGAAACGCCGGGAGAGATCTCAGTGAGGGCGACCTGTTATCGGTCGATGAAAAAAGGCGTGATTGCAGGGTTAAGTCTGGTTATTAAAAGcaaagaatgtctaatatggggagaactgccagtctcgggaaacttccgggttctgaactggttgcagttccactctagttccatatgagggcgctaacgagcgagtgcagaatgaatggtcTATGGAGATATACCCCTCAAAAtgtttctcaggatataatatTTTGTCTCGTAATTTAAATTCTGAATTCGAAAAGGGAGGCAAaagaaatacacactgctgggtgttagtttttttaaagtcgcctttctgttctaaaaagccttttattaTGTCAAttacgtcatacacatcgtacgaccatAGATACTGCTTGACGGCGAGCTCTGggcacttccttttttctctcgaggcatcgacaacacagctgacaggttaggctctccctgtcaatacacatgctcgAAAGaattttggcttgctaatgttgttgctaatgttgctaatgctctgacattctgattccgcttcgaatgccatcaagcgggatctctggtcgtagtcagtccttcactaaccaatcaacattcattagcagaatgctagcatgttatgggcaacaacgactcaccctgtaagaaatcgaaaggataCAAGTACtctttcattcaactttcgacctataatccatgtttaaCATGcacaaactacaatcaaatctgagatttctcaacgacaatcaggcgaaagagacaaatttagccgtttagctccatagactcctatTCATTTTGcgctcgcgatcacccccagtggaactctggtggaactgcaaccaaatttggtacaatggggcttaataaggagtggacaggctctccttaaacaggctgtTTTTTTTAACTTAACCAACTTTTCCTCGGAAATACTTAATGTCGTGTGCGTACAGCAACGTTCGCTCTAATGACAATATGATAGCCGACATTCTCAGATAGTTTGACAATTTATGTTTAGCCATGTAATATAAATGTGGTATTTCTTATTTTTGTGGCTAGGTAAGTCATCAGATGGCTCTAACGATTCTAAACTACTCCCAGCAATACTGAAGTAGCTACTACTACCAAGACAGTACTGTACAGTCTACAAGCAAAAATAGTTGGCTGGCTAGCATGATTTTACGTTACGTCTCTCAGTTAAAGACAATCCATGAAACCAATACATAGCTAGTAACTAATCTAACCAACTGGTTCGATAGTAAGGCATTTTTGTTCGTCTTAAAAAAGTTTTCCAGTCAGGACTTCGTTGCTAACAAGCTAACGTTAGCAGCTTGCTAGCAAAACACGTCTGGAACTACAACCTGTTGCGGCTCTATTTCTATTGGAAATGTATACCTTAGAAACGCTTCTTAACTGTCTATAAACGAAATCGTCCTCTTTTCTATATACATATCGAACCACCTACCTTTGGTTAAAGCAATTCTATTGTGTTCAGAATAGCGAAATTGGTGCCATCTCCTGCCTGTTGCGGTTGATTAGCTCAGCGCTGGGAAGGATGATGGTCTGTTTCCCGTTGTTGTTTCAGGCGCGTTCCCGTAGCATGGGAAAGGGCGGACTGACAACCCCATCAGCGCGTTCACGATACACAACAACTTCCCTACCTAACATGATGCCCTCTGCCATTCAGATTGCTCATTTACGTATTTCATTGTTTGATTATACATTTAATTTTGAGTATTTTGGACCTCCATTCTCATTGTACTACATAGTCCTAACGGATCTTCTTCTTCCATTGTGTGTATTGTAGGAAGACGTCCAAATCCACATGATATATAAATCGTCTGGACAGGATGGTTTAGCTGACTTCCTCCTTAATGGTAAGATGTTGCCCGCAGCTCTGGTCATCTAATATGGTTGGTTGGAAAATAATAAAGATATTGACTGAAAAGTAAGTTAAAGAATAtaataattaaataataaaaagaaaattGATGGTATTTAACTTAATTGAATTTCTGGTCATTCTGAATCAAATCCACATCATCTACATAGAGAGTGCTGACTGTGATCATTTCCCCTCTGTTCACCAGGAGAGCACCCAGAACCCCCCTTCCCCAGCCCTCCATTTCCTGGGTCAAAGGTCGTTCACAGGAGGAAGAAAAGACAGGTGAGTTATCCCCATCATGAACCAGTACGCGAGTTGTCACATGGGAAATGCTGCTGGAGGAAAAAAGCAGAAATGAGTCATGAGAGGTTGAGGTGCTTGTCTTCAGCTGACAAGCTCCTGCCCCTGAGAGCCACACTAACGTTTTGTAGAGTTCCCAGAGAGACCCCATGTAGCTAGAGCATCCATGGATTCATCCATAAACCCACAGTCTACTGAATAAGGGTGTGtggatgtacagtactgtagatgTTGTTACAGGTGTGGTCTTGAGCATGTCTTCTTAGCTTGTGTATGCTtgttcacatgtgtgtgtgttcacgtgtgtgtgtgtgttcacgtgtgtgtgtgttcacgtgtgtgtgtgtattcacgtgtgtgtgttcacgtgtgtgtgtgtgtgccactgaGGCTGAcaggctgttgtgtgtgttccaggcccCGGGCGTGTCCCACAGTGTGGAAGAGGAGGCTAAATACATTGAGCTGATGGTGATCAACGACCACCTGATGGTGAGTAGAGGCTGTGCAGGCCCATCGGCTTCTCTGGAAGTCTCAACCCTGGACATGCACCTGGCCACACGCCATTTCAGCAAATCATTTTACACATCGACACATTCGATCCAGTTAGTGTTGttttcctcctcgtcctcagtATAAGAagtgttgtgtgtctctcttcagTATAAGAagtgttgtgtgtctctcttcagTATAAGAagtgttgtgtgtctctcttcagTATAAgaagtgttgtgttgtgtgtctctcttcagTATAAgaagtgttgtgttgtgtgtctctcttcagTATAAGAAGCACCGGCTCTCAGTCGGACAGACGAATAACTACGCTAAGTCCGTGGTCAATATGGCTGACATGGTAAGTCATGTATTGATCCTCTTCTGGGAAAGCATGCTATGATGCTGTGACCACTTCCAGGGACTGGCGTTGACAGCTACGAGGGCGGGGAGGCTCAGGGTGGGGGGGCTCAGAGCAAGGACAGAAAGCAGTCCAGCGATGTTGCCCGCCAAATGTCTGCTTTGCAGCTGAAATATGATAGGCTTGTTAGAGAACAGTAGGGTCACTGCTGTAAGCTGATAGGCTGGTGAAACAGGAAAAGGGATGTGTCTATTTTTGTACCCTTGAGAATTAGTGATCATATGAAGCTGATGCTATTTACGAGGACACATCGATCTTCACACACACTAGTCTGCCTCCCTCCAGGGCTCCATGCTGCTTGGTGTCTAGGCAGTCTgcccctgcaccctcccccctgatcctgcaccctcctcccctgaccctgcaccctcctcccctgaccctgcaccctcccccctgatcctgcaccctcccccctgatcctgcaccctcctcccctgaccctgcaccctcctcccctgaccctgcaccctcctcccctgaccctgcaccctctcccctgaccctgcaccctcctccctgatcctgcaccctctcccctgaccctgcaccctcctcccctgaccctgcaccctcctcccctgaccctgcaccctctcccctgaccctgcaccctcccccctgatcctgcaccctcctcccctgaccctgcaccctctcccctgaccctgcaccctcctcccctgaccctgcactctcctcccctgaccctgcaccctctcccctgaccctgcaccgtctcccctgaccctgcaccgtctcccctgaccctgcaccctctcccctgaccctgcaccgtctcccctgaccctgcaccctctcccctgaccctgcaccctcctcccctgaccctgcaccctctcccctgaccctgcaccctctcccctgaccctgcaccgtctcccctgaccctgcaccctctcccctgaccctgcaccctctcccctgaccctgcaccctctcccctgaccctgcaccctcctcccctgtctcaaccCGAGTCCAAGATAAACTGTCCCACTGTTATGATGTGTAGTCACGAGTCTCTGATGTCTGGGATGTTAGTTCACTTCAGGAGAAGTGGGAAACGTCCTGTAGGAGACCTTCCTGGGCGTTCTCCACTGGATGGTCTCTACTGGACGGTCTCTACTGGACGGTCTCCACTGGACGGTCTCTACTGGACGGTCTCTACTGGACGGTCACCTTGTGTGCTGACTGATGTTCGTGACTCCCTCCCACCAGATCTTCAAGGAGCAGCTGAACACTCGCATCGTGCTCGTCGCCATGGAAACGTGGGCGGCCGACAACAGGTTCAACATCGACGACGACCCCATGGTGACGCTGAGGGAGTTCATGAAGTACCGGCGAGATTTCATCAAGGAGAAGTGTGACTCTGTGCACCTGTTCTCGTGAGTgtggcccccaggcccccaggcccccaggcccccaggctcccaggcccccaggccccaggcccccaggctccccggccccaggcccccaggctccccggcccccaggcccccaggcccccaggcccccaggcccccaggctccccggcccccaggcccccaggcccccaggcccccaggcccccaggcccccaggctccccggccccaggcccccaggctccccggccccaggccccaggcccccaggcccccaggctccccggccccaggcccccaggctccccggccccaggcccccaggctcccaggcccccaggctcccaggctccccggccccaggcccccaggctccccggccccaggcccccaggcccccaggcccccaggctccCAGGCTCCCCGGCCCCAGGCTCCCAGGCTCcccggccccaggccccaggcccccaggcccccaggctcccaggcccccaggctcccaggcccccaggcccccaggcccccaggctccccggccccaggcccccaggctcccaggcccccaggctcccaggcccccaggcccccaggcccccaggctccccggccccaggccccaggctccccggccccaggcccccaggctccCAGGCTCCCCGGCCCCCAGGCTCCCcggccccaggcccccaggctccccggccccaggccccaggctccccggcccccaggccccaggctccccggcccccaggcccccaggctccccggccccaggcccccaggctccCCGGCCCCAGGCTCcccggcccccaggcccccaggctccccggccccaggcccccaggctccCCTCACGTCTGTGGACATGTCCAGCACGTCTCAGGAACTCACGTTTGTTCGGTTTTaatctgtttttctcttttcatcaGTGGGAATCGTTTCCATAGCAGCTGGGGTGGGGCTTCCTATATGGGCGGAGTCTGCTCCCTGACAAAAGGGGGAGGAGTCAACGAGGTACGCCCCTAAATCTCACTCCATCCAAATTATTATTACTACCATCTTATTACTGAACCAGTAGCCTTCATGCTGGGCCTGCCTCTCTAACCTCCTCTGCCTCTaacctcctctgcctctttaacctcctcctctgcctctaacctcctctgcctctctaacctcctcctctgcctctctaacctcctcctctgcttctctaacctcctcctctgcctctctaacctcctcctctgcctctaacctcctctgcctctctaacctcctcctctgcctctaacctcctctgcctctctaacctcctcctctgcttctctaacctcctcctctgcctctctaacctccttctctgcctctctaacctcctcctctgcctctctaacctccttctctgcctctctcagtaCGGCAAGACAGATGAGATGGCCATAACCCTTGCCCAGTCGCTTGGGCAGAATGTTGGCATCTTCTCAGACAAGAAAAGGATCCTTAATGGTAAAGTAcctacttctctctcacacacacacacacacacacacacacacacacacacacacacacacacacacacacacacacacttttgccaTGTGTGATTTTGTGTGATTTTCCACAGGCGAGTGCAAGTGTGATGACCGTTGGTCTGGCTGTATCATGGATGATGTTGGGTAAGTCTCTCCTGAAGCACAtgatcctccctgtcctctatagccacaccctctcctgcagcctcccacgtgtctctcttcttctcctgatCTGTGGCCAAGCAGCATCTTCGTGTGTGTTGTCTCAGGCTGTTCTCGGGACGACAGGAACATGATGAAGCATAAAGCACCGCAGAGCTCAGTGACTATCTCAGAAAACGTTAGTCTGGTCCTGCTCCAGGGTACGCATGTACAGCCTGGAACCTCTAACCCTTGCACCACAAACTAACTCCCCATAActtccaaaacaaacacattgagTACTTTTGTCCTCTCCAGTATGACTTTAAGAAGAGAGTCTTCTTAAAGAGTCTTTCTTTGAGAAACAAACCAGGTTTTAGCCCTCATGAACAAAGTCTATCTGGTGAGAATCCTCTTAAGTGTATGTCAGTGGTATcaccactaggtggcagtaCAGACTATTGTCTATTACCAGCATGAGTCCTTCCAGCTCAGTGATTTAGATCAAGCACTCAGGCAACATCTATTATGGACTGCACCATTACTATCTCCAAGAGGGGGGTCGTCCATATCCAGTCTGGTACTGGAGTCTTAATGACCTGCACCCCTGAGTAGGTCTAATGTTTGGTATGTTCCTGTTCTGTTACCTGGAGGAAAAGGTCCAGTGTTATGTCTTGTTCTGCCTTTGGATTTGTTGTGTGGTACTATTCTGTGATATTTTTCTTTACATgtaatatgtgcgtgtgtgtgtttgtgtgtgcaaatcTATGTGCAGCCTTGCTttgctgtgtgcctgtgtgtgtgtgtgtgtgtctgtgtgtgtgtgtgtgtgtgtgtgtgtgtgtgtgtgtgtgtgtctgtgtgtgtgtgtgtgtgtgtgtgtgtgtgtgtctgtgtgtgtgtgtgtgtgtgtgtgtgtgtctgtgtgtgtgtgtgtgtgtgtgtgtgtgcctgtgtgtgtgtgtgtgtgtgtgtgtgtgtgtctgtgtgtgtgtgtgtgtgtgtgtgtgtgtgtgcctgtgtgtgtctatatatgGTTTAGactttgtgtgttttggtgtgggtgtgtgtgtggtgtgtgttctcttcctgtgtgagtgtgtttacccCCCTCATCCCTAACGGGACAGCAGGTGAGCACTATCTTGGCTGGAACACTGTGCTCGTGCGATTTGAACCAATCAGCTGCCTGGAAGGGTTGTCAGTCATCACAACCTTTCAACCATATCATCCAATAGCATCGCTGCCTCTGAGGCAGTGTCCCGCCTTAGCTTCGACTTATTCAAACAATAAGGAAAAATACAGCCTGATGCATTCAGAAGGGTTGGCTGTATTTTTTGGTACATATTTTCTGTAAACTTTCATATGTATTTTATATAGGTTCAAGTTTTGGGCTGATGTCAATTGCTGAACACTTTTACACCAGCAGATTGCTCTGTTGTTATGATAACCAAGGGGATCATCCTTCTCTGTGTGTCATGCGCATCATGACCTCTTCCATCCCGAACCGATTGATACAGTCTGCAATGTCATTCTCATCCCTGATAGTCCTGTACTTCACATCTCTGCGCCCCAGAGCGCCCCAGAGCGCCCCAGAGCGCCCAGAGCGCTCCAGAGCGCCCCTATAGCACCACAACACATAAAGACCCAGAGAGTCTACCTCCAGgtcctggggttggggttaCCGTAGTTACCAGACCTCCTCAGCTGACTGTAGTATGAGGCGTGATTGGGCAGTGAGCTC harbors:
- the cldn12 gene encoding claudin-12, with translation MTCRDIHATNAFSFIVAIVSVGGIAVATVIPQWRVTRLITFNKNAKNISVYDGLWAKCVKQDGYSGCYFYDSEWYSKVDQLDLRLLQFCLPAGLLLGSVALLLCLAGMCKTCCCSDKPEADIKTSRCLVNSAGCHLVAGMFLFLGGAIALAPSVWFLFRTKEMNVKYDTIFSDGFAVYVSIGCSGGLMLAALLMFMWYCMCKKLPSPFWLPLPNMPTSLSAQPLTANGYPPSPVYGPQAPFPPQGYAPTVIDAQPYGPLQAYPQTMAPPAQPQVYLSQISAPDGYGSEVGGNQAYSYAPSQTYAPSQGYAPSQGYAPSYAGHRFSSRSRMSGIEIDIPLLTQ